In the Flavobacterium sp. J372 genome, one interval contains:
- a CDS encoding head maturation protease, ClpP-related, which produces MTGNIYISGQIGTFDGATGVTLADVIAQVKKQPKATAFNVHINSEGGLVDVGFDIYNYLKSVGKPLTTIGSGIVASIATVIFMAGSKRQLRENTSFMVHLPWGSSMGTADELEQYADQLRAVEKKLIAFYKKSLNLNEQALIPLLRNETWLTPNQLTALGFTTSRLIPAAPKAYLKPKFNMKGNFSERDRHWMESLFTKVLGKFGHGSIMNKVVQDATGIEIDFTDLPDDAVPEIGAEATIDGEPAQGEYVMPEGQTYVFEAGVLTEIIEEDAAEEVAMLRSENKTLKRQLNSIKGEVLALKRQVGSKYSFDAKKASNRRPAENDRTAGLREYLRSKKGK; this is translated from the coding sequence TTGACAGGGAACATTTACATCTCCGGCCAGATAGGCACGTTTGACGGAGCCACCGGCGTAACGCTGGCTGATGTTATTGCCCAGGTGAAAAAGCAGCCCAAAGCCACAGCCTTTAATGTACACATCAACAGCGAGGGCGGCCTTGTAGATGTCGGGTTCGACATTTATAATTACCTTAAGTCTGTCGGCAAACCGCTCACCACCATAGGCAGCGGCATTGTGGCCAGTATTGCCACTGTTATCTTCATGGCGGGCAGCAAGCGGCAGCTGCGCGAGAACACATCCTTTATGGTGCATTTGCCCTGGGGCAGCTCTATGGGTACGGCTGATGAGCTGGAACAATATGCCGACCAGCTGCGTGCCGTTGAAAAGAAACTTATTGCATTCTACAAAAAATCTTTGAACCTCAATGAGCAGGCGCTGATTCCGCTACTGCGCAACGAGACCTGGCTTACGCCAAACCAGCTTACTGCGCTGGGCTTTACTACTTCGCGGCTTATACCTGCCGCACCCAAGGCTTATTTAAAACCAAAATTTAACATGAAAGGAAACTTTAGCGAGCGCGACAGGCACTGGATGGAAAGCCTGTTTACCAAAGTGCTGGGCAAATTCGGCCACGGCAGCATCATGAATAAAGTGGTGCAGGATGCCACCGGTATTGAGATTGATTTTACAGATTTGCCCGATGATGCCGTACCTGAAATTGGCGCCGAAGCCACCATTGACGGCGAACCGGCACAAGGCGAATATGTAATGCCCGAAGGGCAGACTTATGTATTTGAAGCCGGGGTGCTTACCGAAATTATTGAAGAAGATGCCGCTGAAGAAGTAGCCATGCTGCGCAGCGAAAACAAAACGCTGAAACGCCAGCTGAACAGCATTAAAGGTGAAGTGCTTGCCCTGAAAAGGCAGGTTGGCTCTAAATACAGCTTTGATGCCAAAAAAGCATCGAACCGCAGGCCGGCTGAAAATGACCGCACGGCAGGATTAAGGGAATATTTGCGTTCTAAAAAAGGAAAATAG